From Triticum aestivum cultivar Chinese Spring chromosome 7B, IWGSC CS RefSeq v2.1, whole genome shotgun sequence:
TCCGAACTCCGAAGGCAACCGCACGGGCCTATTGACGGGTGGTGGCCAAAGGGAGGAAAGGGAGGAGGCGCGGGAAGTGCCAGCCGGCGGCGGCCGCGCCGCTCTCCCATCCGGCCCATCACCCAAACTGCTGCCTCGCCGCCACCCATGgcgtccgccgcctccgccccctCTATCTTATTTgtattcggcggcggcggccgcgccgCGCGCCCATCTGGCCCGTCGCCCAGGCTACTGCCTTGCCGCCACCCATGGCGTCCGCCGCGGCCACCTGCACCTATGCGTCACCCAGGTCCGAGTCCACACCGCGCCGGAGGTGGAGCGTCCCAGGCTGCATCAGGTTCCAGGCTCACACGACGTATAGCTCACCCAGGGCCTTGCCGCGCTGCTCGTGCTCCGGCTCACTGGCGCGCTCGCGAGGGATGTCGCCATGGTGTTGTTGGAGTTCATCGAGATGCTCCGGACCATGCACAACACTTGGGGGCCGGTGACGATCCCCGTCCTTCCCGAGAGCAGAGCACACACGGCGACGTCTGCGGACAGCAGGAGAGTACTCAGGGCGCGGGAAGCACGCggctgctctccggccgcccagaAGGTGTTCGGTGGAATGCCCCATTGTAAGATTGATGTGAAGAAGAAGACCTTccagtccatgacaggtggggacCAACTCTCATTTGCCACATCAGTTGGTCAAATTTTTGGTCTTCGCCACGTcagcctgacaggtgggcccaataggtcaGAACGACTGTTTTCACGAGCAAATTCGACAATTAGTGCTCCGCGTTACACATTAGGCGCAATTTTGGTGGTTTTTATGCCCTGGCATAAATCTGGTATCAAGTTGTTACCCTGGCCTCAAGTGTGGTGGTTTCGTGTAAATAACTCACGAGCGCGGCTGGGGCGTTCATGCTCGGAGCTTCGAGCCTGGATGGCGGCTACTGCCAAGGTGCATCTCAGATCCGGTTGGATCGGGACCGTGCAGGCTGGCGGTCGCTGCTCTATTGGCGGTACGACTGGTGTTTTGTTGTTGGCCGTGGTGCGACAAGGTCGTGCGGTGTGGTATTGCTTGTGTTGTGGGCACAATGGTGTTGTGGTCTCGATCAGGGTCCAGGTGGTGCCGACATCGACTCCAGGGTTCCTCCTTGATGTTGTGTGATTGTGATGTCCTGCTTAGTTCAGTGTGGTTTGCCACCAATGAGTACAAGCGGAGCCACgatttagggggtgtttggttgagaagtcctaggactttttctagtcccagggactaatcaaaaaagactctttagtagagtctttttctagtccctgtagaaaaagtccctcccgtttggttcctagggactttttatggactttttctagtctctcgGACTAAAAagccctgaaccaaacaccccttAGTCTTTCACGTTTGTAGCAGCTGGCCCCATACACAGTGTATGTTAAGGTGGCGAGGAATAAGGTTTTGGGGGAAAGATTTGATTGACGAGGGTCGTTACTGACGATGATTAGAGGCATTATCGGAGGGTATTTTTTTCAACATTGGTACGTGCCCGTCGAAGTGTGGCAGCGTTGGAGGTTGTTGACATGGCTGGACATTACCAAAGGTTCGATGGGGTTGGTCAAGCACGGTTCGGGCGAAAACTTTGTGGTTGATGATGGTCGATGCGGACGACGACATCGTCCATGGGTGTCGTTTTCCTTCTTGAAGCCACTCCAAAGATCTTGCTCTCAAGTCGTcttcggtggtggtggtgggtttagGTCGTTATCGGTGTTGtgcgtttttcttcttttttttcttatgtATATGATGTGGTTCGCCTTAGTTTTCCTTGGAAAACTAGAACATTAAAGTGAGCTGTAGCTTAAACCGGGCCGCGTGTGACTCGAGCTAGTATATTGCAGTGCAAAATTGCTGAAAATCATGTGTCTACCTAGCCATGTACTACTAGTAAGCAGCAGACGGATACACACTTGTGTTGCAACACGGCTCGTGTGTTTTTGCCGTCGAACAGTATCAACGAGCAGACCGTAACGTTTTTGGCGATCCTGGCTGTTGAGCCAGCCGGCTGAAGGGCTGGAGCAAGGACGGCCATCCGATGACTGAAACTGTGCCCATGTCTGAAGAAATCGACACTTTCGTCAGTTAACTGGAACAGGGTCCGGCCGCTGCATAGAGCCCCCGGCGCCATCACCATGTACATGTAATCGACCACCACAGCCTCCCCTCCTCATGCCGAAGGCCGTGCGTACCCTCCCCTTGGTCGCCAGCCTCGTAAACCGATAGCTGAAAACTGAAATTAAGAAATGGAACAGAGAAACATCTTTGCAAATTCAGAATCGTTGTCAGCAGAGTTTAACAGAAGGCCATACCCTGATACCCACAAATCAGAACGGAAGTTGCAGATTCAGATCTCACACAAACAGGATcatagcatgaactctgtcaagtGAAGCGACGGGGATAAGAACTGAACATGATAGAGAGCCATGACACAGATCAAAGAAGCACCATAACTATTTCATGAGGTAATGAAACAATGTGTTCCCACAGAACCAACGCAAGTTACAAGACGACATGGTCTGAACAGCCGACTGTTACAGAGAACCATCCTAGCCTaggaggaggtgaacttggtgacTGCCTTGGTGCCCTCGGAGACGGCGTGCTTGGCGAGCTCGCCAGGGAGGACGAGGCGGACGGAGGTCTGGATCTCCCGGGACGTGATGGTGGGCTTCTTGTTGTAGCGCGCCAGCTTGGCGGACTCGCCGGCGAGCTTCTCGAAGATGtcgttgatgaaggagttcatgatgGACATGGCCTTGGAGGAGATGCCGATGTCCGGgtgcacctgcttcagcaccttgaagatgtagatcttgtacgtctccacgctcttcttggacttcttcttccccttcttctcaccGCCCTCCTTGGAAGCCGGCGGCCGCTTCtcggccttggtcttcttcgctgtCGTCGTCTTCTCGGCCTTCTCCGCCACCGGCTTCTTCTCCGCCTTGGGGGCCATggatgccgctgctgctgctgcttcgacGAGGAGAGGTGTGGTGTTTCGCTGGGAGGCAGAGGAGGATTGGTGGGGaatcggcggcgacggcgcggcagAGTTTATAGGAGGGGACAGCAGGCTCTGATTGGTGGAGGGGTGCGTGCCACGGATCGCTGTGTCCTCCAGTGGTTTAATACGATCTCAGCCGTCCGACGCTTTGCGCGATGGGCGCCCCGGATGCGCCTCGGCGCGGATCACTGACGTGGCGAAGACATGGGTTTCGGCCCACGCCCGCTGACGGAGGACCAATTGGGCTTTTTCCGTGACGGCAATTTTGAATTCAACTGTTTTTCAACTTTTCCCTAAAAAAAACTGTTTTCCACTTGTTTTTCGATCGTACTGTATGTCTGAAAAAAAAACTGTTTTCCCTTCGACTTTTTCTGTGCTGGATTTGGCCGAGGTCATGGGCCTCTTGGGAACGGATCCTCTAACATCACGAAGGGATGTCACGAAGCTACAGAGTAAAATCCAGTGCAAAACAGAGAAGGATGTCACGGTTACTGTAGCGCTATGTACTGTAGACAGTTACTGTTCATAGAAAATAAATCTGAAATTGATTTTATTGCACCACTTGTATTTGTATCTAATTTTTGTAAATATATATAGTAGATTTGTAATTTGTAAATTAATTCAAGTCATTTTAGTCTTAATCATATGGATGTGAAAAAGGGATGTCAGGGTACTGTAGCTTCCCTGACATCCCTTCTTGATGTTAGAGGATCTTGTTCCGGGCCTCTCCGTGCAACTGGTTTGAAGGTGTGATACGAGAAGATGTGATTAGCTAGCCAAGATGGTGTTTATGATGTGTTGCTTTTCCAACTGCTTCAAAGGATTACACAAGTAATTCACATCCCAGCACGCGTTGCGGTGCTGGTTCTGTCCCGGCACAGGTCTGTTGCCCTGCAAGGTGCTGTGATCGATTTTTGTTTTCACGCTTTGTCAAGTACTcccctgtaaagaaatataaaagcgtttagatcactactctaCGGAGGGAGTATTGTTTGTCCCTCCGCATCGTTTGCAACTGTGACAGGTTTCTCTGATCAGTTTCTCTGCTCAATCAAATGTTTTGGATGGACTGGATGGAATGAAGATATTAAGTTGAACGACCGAAGGAGCCCTGACCCTCGCGTCGCCTGACTGGGCGACTCGGGGGGGaacccctgccgccgccgcccggcacCCCACCTCTCCCCCACCCCCGTGTCGCCACCGTCGGAGGGCCGGCCGGTAAAGCCTCACCGGGCCCTATGATGGTGGCGGTGGGGCCGTTTTTCTCTTCTCCGAGCCCTGGCCTCCCCTCCGCCCCTCCCCCGAGATCCGGCCCCTGGCGGCGCCGGCGGCCTccaccggcgacggcgacggccttCCCCTGGTGGATTCTTCCGCAGCATGACGCTAGCTCAAGTGACCTCGCCCAGTTGGGCTcctgatgttggcttgaactacgtcggtatttccccaaagaggaagggatgatgcaacacagtaacggtaggtatttccctcagtgatgagaccaaggttattgaaatagtaggagaaccacacaacaccacgtaaacaacacctgcacacaaagaacaaatacttgcaacccgacgtaagagaggggttgtcaatccctcacgggtaaaattgtagtagtttggattaatagatctcgcgggaacgcgagataaaataaataaataaaagttgcagcaaggtatttttggattaatagatctgaaaataaaaacaaataaaaatagatctcgaaggcaaatatgattaagaagagacccggggcccgtagatttcactagtggcttctctcgagaaaaaatatcatatggcgggtaaacaaattacagttgggaaattgatagaacttcaaataatcatgacgatattcagacaatgatcattatataggcatcacgtccaagattagtagaccgactcctgcctgcatctactactattactccacacatcgactgctatccagcatgcatctaatgtattaagttcatggagaaacagagtaatgcaataagaacgatgacatgatgtagacaagatctatttatgttgaAATTGCCCCcaccttgttatccttaatagcaacgatacatacgtgtcggttccccttctgtcactgagatcaagcaccgtaagatcaaacatatcacaaagcacatcttcccatggcaagaaaaatcgatatAGTTGGCCTAACTagaccaaagattcgaagaagaaatacgaggctataagtaatcatggatataagagatcaaaagactccaataactttcatggataaaaacatagatctgatcataaactcaaagttcatcggatcccaacaaacacaccgcaaaaagagttacatcaaatagatctccaaaagaccattgcattgagaatcaagagagagagagagagagagaagccatctagctactaactatggcccgtaggtctacaatgaactactcacgcatcagcggagagcaccaatgaggatgatgaacccctctgtaatggtgtctagattggatttggtggttctggaacttgcggcggctggaattgattttcgtcgactctcctagggtctctggaatattggggtatttatagagcaaagaggcggtgcgggaggtggccgaggtgggcacaacccacctgggcgtgctgggccccaggcgcgccctggtgggttgtgctcccctcggagctcccctcaggtacttccttggcccaacaggtgtcttctggtccagaaaaaatccataaaaagtttcgctttgtttggactccgtttgatattgatttcctacgatgtaaaaaaaacaagcagaaaatagcaactggcacttggcactatgtcaataggttagtcccaaaaaatgatataaagttgctataaaatgattgtaaaatatccaagaatgataatataacagcatggaacaatcaaaaattatagatacgttggagacgtatcagcatccctaagcttactTCCTGCTCATCAttgagtaggtaaacgataaaaccgaatttttaatgtggaatgctgcctaacatgttcatcacatattcttttctttgtagcatggatgtttggacttttatatggtttaaagcaatagtctagttttgacatgaagactttaatactcaagcatatcaacaagcaaatgtgtctttcaaaatattaacactaaagcaagttatccctatcccattatgctcaattattgatccattcgtgaaacacactcgcatattactacacccaatgctcaagtacgatcatagtgccccttagttggtgttttataggagaagatggagactcaagtaaaataaaaattgcataaagtaaatagaaaggccttttgtggagggaagtagggatttctagaggtgccagagatcaaagcaaaaaaatagagataaaacattttgggtggcatgcttttcctgtcaacgaaaatgatcgagtagttcccaatactttccatgcta
This genomic window contains:
- the LOC123161607 gene encoding histone H2B.3-like; the protein is MAPKAEKKPVAEKAEKTTTAKKTKAEKRPPASKEGGEKKGKKKSKKSVETYKIYIFKVLKQVHPDIGISSKAMSIMNSFINDIFEKLAGESAKLARYNKKPTITSREIQTSVRLVLPGELAKHAVSEGTKAVTKFTSS